A window of the Polaribacter batillariae genome harbors these coding sequences:
- a CDS encoding trans-sulfuration enzyme family protein, with amino-acid sequence MNKHFETEAIRNQTERTQFSEHSTPLYLTSSFVFDDAEDMRASFAEEKQRNLYSRFTNPNTTEFTNKIVQMEGAEAGYAFATGMSAIFSTFAALLNAGDHVVSCRSVFGSTHSMFTKFLPKWNIKTSYFKVDEVELVESLIQENTKILYIETPTNPAVDILDLELIGKIAKKHNLIFIVDNCFATPYIQQPIKFGADLVIHSATKLIDGQGRVLGGVTVGNKELMREIYLFARNTGPAMSPFNAWVLSKSLETLAIRVEKHCENALKVAQFLEGNENVQLVKYPFLKSHPQYNVAKNQMKLGGNIVAFEIKGGIEAGRKFLNNIKMCSLSANLGDTRTIVTHPSSTTHGRLSEEDRLEVGITNGLVRVSVGLENVTDIITDLEQALNV; translated from the coding sequence ATGAACAAACATTTCGAAACAGAAGCCATTAGAAATCAAACAGAAAGAACACAATTTTCTGAACATTCTACACCCTTATATTTAACCTCAAGTTTTGTTTTTGATGATGCAGAAGATATGAGAGCTTCCTTCGCAGAAGAAAAACAACGTAATTTATACAGCAGGTTCACAAACCCAAATACCACAGAATTTACTAATAAAATTGTACAAATGGAAGGTGCAGAAGCAGGTTATGCTTTTGCAACAGGAATGTCTGCCATTTTCTCTACATTTGCAGCGTTGTTAAACGCTGGCGATCACGTGGTTTCTTGTCGTTCGGTTTTTGGTTCTACACACAGCATGTTTACCAAATTTTTACCAAAATGGAATATCAAAACATCCTATTTTAAAGTAGATGAAGTAGAGTTGGTAGAAAGTTTAATTCAAGAAAACACCAAAATTTTATATATAGAAACACCTACAAACCCTGCTGTAGATATTTTAGATTTAGAATTGATTGGTAAAATTGCAAAAAAGCATAATCTTATTTTTATTGTAGATAATTGTTTTGCAACACCTTACATTCAGCAACCCATTAAATTTGGCGCAGATTTGGTAATTCATTCAGCCACAAAATTAATAGACGGACAAGGAAGAGTTTTAGGAGGAGTTACAGTTGGAAACAAAGAATTGATGCGAGAAATTTATTTATTCGCAAGAAACACAGGGCCAGCCATGTCTCCTTTTAATGCCTGGGTTTTATCAAAAAGTTTAGAAACATTAGCAATTAGAGTAGAAAAGCACTGTGAAAATGCGTTAAAAGTTGCGCAGTTTTTAGAAGGAAACGAAAATGTACAATTGGTAAAATATCCATTTTTAAAATCGCATCCACAATATAATGTGGCAAAAAATCAGATGAAATTAGGTGGAAATATCGTTGCTTTCGAAATAAAAGGAGGCATAGAAGCTGGAAGAAAATTTCTCAACAACATAAAAATGTGTTCACTTTCTGCCAATTTAGGAGACACAAGAACCATTGTTACACATCCATCTTCTACAACTCATGGAAGACTTTCAGAAGAAGACAGATTAGAAGTCGGAATTACAAATGGTTTGGTTCGTGTTTCTGTAGGATTAGAAAATGTAACAGACATAATTACCGATTTAGAACAAGCATTAAACGTTTAA
- a CDS encoding RrF2 family transcriptional regulator, translated as MLSKKTKYGIKALTYLAKQENKTPVQIATISKSENISLKFLESILLTLRKNGILGSKKGKGGGYYLLKEPSEIQMTAIMRILEGPISMVPCVSLNFYEKCDDCPDEKACAVHNLMLKVRDSTLQIFRNTTLSDLCKC; from the coding sequence ATGCTATCTAAAAAAACAAAATACGGAATTAAAGCGCTTACCTATTTGGCAAAACAGGAAAATAAAACGCCTGTTCAAATCGCTACGATTTCTAAAAGTGAAAATATTTCACTTAAATTTTTAGAAAGTATTTTGTTAACACTTCGTAAAAACGGAATTTTAGGTTCCAAAAAAGGCAAAGGTGGTGGGTATTACTTACTAAAAGAACCTTCCGAAATTCAAATGACAGCAATCATGCGTATTTTAGAAGGTCCCATATCTATGGTGCCTTGTGTGAGCTTAAACTTCTACGAAAAATGCGACGATTGCCCAGATGAAAAGGCTTGCGCTGTTCATAATTTAATGCTAAAAGTTAGAGATAGTACACTGCAAATCTTTAGAAATACAACATTATCAGACTTGTGTAAATGCTAA
- a CDS encoding DUF2061 domain-containing protein: MILDQMIFNKSETKASFEEDKTSEKPLRSIAKALSWRVIGTLDTLVVSYFLTGKIVLAASIASVDFLTKLVLYFFHERIWNKIKWGK; this comes from the coding sequence ATGATTTTAGATCAGATGATTTTTAATAAAAGTGAAACAAAAGCAAGTTTCGAAGAAGACAAAACTTCAGAAAAACCTTTGCGAAGTATAGCAAAAGCATTAAGCTGGAGGGTAATTGGAACGTTAGATACATTGGTGGTTTCTTATTTTTTAACAGGAAAAATAGTATTGGCAGCCTCCATAGCCTCTGTAGATTTTTTAACAAAACTAGTGTTGTATTTCTTTCATGAAAGAATTTGGAACAAAATAAAATGGGGAAAATAA
- a CDS encoding phosphoadenosine phosphosulfate reductase domain-containing protein, producing the protein MSLDIQQINKELADKNPLEIIKWAISIAKNPVITTNFRPYEVAILNAVTKVKKDIKVIWCDTGYNTVQTYKHAEEIIEKLNLNIQLYVPKQTVAHRNVVLGVPSIDDKKHQLFTEQVKLEPFARAMQEHQPDVWFTNLRKGQTAFRDSIDIVSKSKDGIIKVSPFYHWSDEDLDTYLEQYNLPNEFTYFDPTKVESNRECGLHI; encoded by the coding sequence ATGAGTTTAGATATTCAGCAAATAAATAAAGAATTGGCAGATAAAAATCCGTTAGAGATTATCAAATGGGCAATTTCAATTGCAAAAAACCCGGTAATAACTACCAATTTTAGGCCTTACGAAGTGGCTATTTTAAATGCAGTTACCAAAGTAAAAAAAGACATAAAAGTTATTTGGTGCGATACAGGTTACAACACTGTTCAGACCTATAAACATGCAGAGGAAATCATAGAAAAATTAAATTTAAACATCCAACTTTATGTTCCAAAACAAACAGTTGCACATAGAAATGTGGTTTTAGGAGTTCCTTCAATAGACGATAAGAAACATCAACTTTTTACAGAACAAGTAAAATTAGAACCTTTTGCAAGAGCAATGCAAGAGCACCAACCAGATGTTTGGTTTACAAATTTAAGAAAAGGGCAAACCGCTTTTAGAGATAGCATCGATATCGTATCAAAAAGTAAAGACGGTATTATAAAAGTAAGTCCTTTTTATCATTGGTCAGATGAAGATTTAGATACGTATTTAGAGCAATACAATTTGCCAAACGAATTTACCTATTTCGACCCAACAAAAGTAGAAAGCAATAGAGAATGTGGTTTGCATATCTAA
- the cysD gene encoding sulfate adenylyltransferase subunit CysD, with product MNQKTLQVDALESEAIYILREVVAQFEKPVLLFSGGKDSITLVRLAQKAFFPAKIPFPLMHIDTGHNFPETIEFRDRLTRELGVELIVRNVQDNIDNGTVKEETGRYASRNMLQTETLLDAIEEFGFDACIGGARRDEEKARAKERIFSVRDDFGQWDEKNQRPEVFDMLNGKIDLGQNVRVFPISNWTELDVWSYIKKENIEIPSIYFAHKRKTFLRDGLIWSADDAVVFRDEEEKVEERMVRFRTVGDMSCTAAVLSNAVDIAKVVEEIRDSSISERGARIDDKRSEAAMEKRKQQGYF from the coding sequence ATGAATCAAAAAACATTACAAGTAGATGCTTTAGAAAGTGAAGCAATTTATATACTCAGAGAAGTCGTAGCACAATTCGAAAAACCTGTGCTGCTATTTTCTGGCGGAAAAGACAGTATTACATTAGTTCGTTTAGCACAAAAAGCATTTTTTCCCGCAAAAATTCCCTTTCCTTTAATGCATATAGATACTGGGCACAATTTTCCAGAAACCATCGAGTTTAGAGATCGTTTAACACGAGAATTAGGTGTAGAATTAATCGTAAGAAACGTGCAAGACAATATCGATAATGGAACAGTAAAAGAAGAAACAGGAAGGTATGCAAGTAGAAATATGCTGCAAACAGAAACATTGTTAGATGCTATCGAAGAATTTGGTTTCGACGCCTGTATTGGTGGCGCAAGAAGAGACGAAGAAAAAGCAAGAGCCAAAGAAAGAATTTTTTCTGTAAGAGACGATTTTGGGCAATGGGACGAAAAAAACCAACGTCCAGAAGTGTTTGACATGTTAAATGGAAAAATAGATTTAGGACAAAATGTACGTGTTTTTCCAATTTCTAATTGGACAGAGCTAGATGTTTGGTCTTACATTAAAAAAGAAAACATCGAAATTCCTTCCATTTATTTCGCTCACAAAAGAAAAACTTTTTTAAGAGACGGTTTAATTTGGTCTGCAGACGATGCTGTGGTTTTTAGAGACGAAGAAGAAAAAGTCGAAGAAAGAATGGTTCGTTTTAGAACGGTTGGCGACATGAGTTGTACAGCTGCAGTTTTATCCAATGCAGTAGATATTGCAAAAGTGGTCGAAGAAATTAGAGATTCTTCCATTTCAGAAAGAGGCGCAAGAATCGACGATAAACGCTCGGAAGCCGCCATGGAAAAGAGAAAACAACAAGGATATTTTTAA
- a CDS encoding sulfate adenylyltransferase subunit 1 encodes MKDTKTQTNSTTSSSLEKAGLGHLKIATAGSVDDGKSTLIGRLLYDTKSLTDDKLEAIQEKSKQRGFDYLDFSLATDGLVAEREQGITIDVAHIYFSTRKKSFIIADTPGHIEYTRNMVTGASTAQASIVLIDARNGVVEQTYRHFFINNLLRIKDVVIAINKMDLVNFSEEKYNIIKGEIEYLASKSEYKNQNLTFIPLSALEGDNVVTPSKNMPWYKGETLLHHLERLDAEDINEVSQTRFPVQTVIRPKTEEHHDFRGYAGKIYGGDFEVGDQVAVLPSQTKSTIKSIHFFNEEFTRAKSGSSVTITLNDNVNVSRGDMLVKIDEEPTITKQLNATICWMDKEPLQASQKYYIKHGVNDAQAKITQLNTIIKTDFSGKIENPSALELNQIGDIQLKLSKPLLVDAYNKNKSNGAFILINPKTNNTVGVGFIKSPL; translated from the coding sequence ATGAAAGATACAAAAACACAAACAAACTCAACTACTTCTTCCTCTTTGGAAAAGGCTGGATTAGGGCACTTAAAAATAGCAACAGCAGGAAGTGTAGATGATGGTAAAAGCACCTTAATTGGGCGTTTATTATACGACACAAAATCGTTAACAGACGATAAGTTAGAAGCAATTCAAGAAAAAAGCAAACAAAGAGGTTTCGATTATTTAGATTTCTCTTTAGCCACAGATGGTTTGGTGGCAGAAAGAGAACAAGGAATAACTATTGATGTTGCACATATTTACTTTTCAACAAGAAAAAAGAGTTTCATCATTGCAGATACTCCAGGTCATATCGAATACACAAGAAATATGGTTACTGGGGCTTCAACAGCACAAGCTTCTATCGTTTTAATCGATGCAAGAAATGGCGTTGTAGAACAAACCTATCGTCATTTTTTTATCAATAATTTATTACGAATTAAAGATGTTGTCATTGCCATTAATAAGATGGATTTGGTTAATTTTTCTGAAGAAAAATACAACATCATTAAAGGAGAAATCGAATATTTAGCAAGCAAAAGCGAATATAAAAATCAGAACTTAACATTCATTCCTTTGTCGGCTTTAGAAGGCGATAATGTAGTTACACCATCAAAAAACATGCCTTGGTATAAAGGAGAAACATTATTACATCATTTAGAGAGGTTAGATGCAGAAGACATTAATGAAGTTTCACAAACACGTTTTCCAGTACAAACAGTCATTAGACCCAAAACAGAAGAACACCACGATTTTAGAGGTTATGCAGGTAAAATTTATGGAGGCGATTTCGAAGTTGGAGATCAAGTAGCTGTGTTGCCATCACAAACAAAATCAACCATAAAAAGCATTCATTTTTTTAATGAAGAATTTACAAGAGCAAAAAGCGGAAGTTCTGTAACCATCACTTTAAACGACAATGTAAATGTAAGCAGAGGAGATATGTTGGTAAAAATAGATGAAGAACCAACCATTACCAAGCAACTAAATGCTACCATTTGTTGGATGGACAAAGAACCATTGCAAGCGTCTCAAAAATATTACATAAAACATGGTGTAAATGATGCACAAGCAAAAATTACACAATTAAATACAATTATTAAAACAGATTTTTCAGGAAAAATCGAAAATCCATCAGCATTAGAACTGAATCAAATAGGAGACATTCAATTAAAATTAAGCAAACCGTTGTTGGTAGATGCTTACAACAAAAACAAATCAAATGGTGCGTTTATTTTAATCAATCCAAAAACAAACAATACAGTTGGGGTTGGTTTTATAAAAAGCCCCCTTTAA
- a CDS encoding HEPN domain-containing protein, with the protein MQSFRTEIENPVVEKDILELERKIQLFKEGKIDEERFRSLRLARGVYGQRQFGVQMIRIKLPFGRVTSEQLHRIADVSDEYSRGRLHITTRQDIQIHHVSLDRTPELWAQLEKDDITLREACGNAVRNVTASETAGIDINEPFDVSPYADATFKFFLRNPICQEMGRKFKISFSGTDNDTAISFIHDLGFIAKVKTENGITKKGFKVLLGGGLGSQPRHADVIYEFLEEDLLIPTIEGVLRIFDRFGERAKRAKARLKFLVKDLGFEAFLELVADEVNALENKKFKVDTSAFEQPIVFQETAIPSVKIEDETAYQKWKETNVIKQKQEGLFAIGLKIHLGDFYTPKARLLADLVKKYAANEIRLTLRQNILIRHVREEVLPFFYVELQKLGFAKAGYNSTADITACPGTDTCNLGISSSTGIAVELEKVLENEYPKYLNNKEIAIKISGCMNACGQHNMAHIGFQGMSIKVGNLQAPALQILIGGGILGDGKGRFSDKLVKVPSKRGPEALRILLNDIEENQQEKETFLEYYDRQGKTYFYDLLKGLQDTTNLEPNDFIDWGHSENYVKAIGVGECAGVVIDLIATLLFESEEKITNSEEALKEHQFSDSIYHAYTSLVNTAKALLIAENVKTNTQAGIISDFQKHFIDTNKFEINGSFEDLVYQIKKQAPTKTFAESYLNDAKLFYKKADAFRTVEVGS; encoded by the coding sequence ATGCAAAGTTTTAGAACCGAAATAGAAAATCCAGTTGTAGAAAAAGACATTCTGGAATTAGAGCGAAAAATTCAGCTTTTTAAAGAAGGAAAAATAGACGAAGAACGTTTTAGAAGTTTACGTTTGGCGAGAGGCGTTTATGGTCAGCGTCAATTTGGCGTTCAAATGATTCGTATAAAATTACCTTTTGGTAGAGTTACTAGCGAACAATTACACAGAATTGCAGATGTTTCAGATGAATATTCTCGTGGAAGATTGCACATTACTACAAGGCAAGATATTCAAATTCACCATGTAAGTTTAGATAGAACTCCAGAATTGTGGGCGCAATTAGAAAAAGACGATATTACTTTGCGTGAAGCGTGTGGAAATGCGGTTAGAAATGTAACAGCATCAGAAACTGCTGGTATCGATATTAACGAACCTTTTGATGTTTCGCCTTATGCAGATGCAACGTTTAAATTCTTTTTAAGAAACCCAATTTGTCAAGAAATGGGTCGTAAATTTAAGATATCTTTTTCAGGAACAGATAACGATACTGCCATTAGTTTTATTCACGATTTAGGCTTTATAGCAAAAGTAAAAACCGAAAACGGAATCACAAAAAAAGGGTTTAAAGTCTTATTAGGTGGTGGTTTAGGCTCGCAACCAAGACATGCAGATGTTATTTACGAATTTTTAGAGGAAGACCTTTTAATTCCGACTATAGAAGGAGTTTTAAGAATTTTCGACAGATTTGGCGAACGTGCAAAAAGAGCCAAAGCAAGATTAAAATTTTTGGTAAAAGATTTAGGTTTTGAAGCTTTTTTAGAGTTGGTTGCAGATGAAGTAAATGCATTAGAAAACAAAAAGTTTAAAGTAGATACTTCTGCATTTGAACAACCCATTGTTTTTCAAGAAACAGCAATTCCTTCCGTAAAAATTGAAGATGAAACAGCTTATCAAAAATGGAAGGAAACTAACGTTATTAAACAAAAGCAAGAAGGTTTATTTGCCATTGGTTTAAAAATACATTTAGGAGATTTTTACACACCAAAAGCGAGATTGTTAGCAGACTTGGTAAAGAAATATGCAGCAAACGAAATCCGTTTAACTTTACGTCAAAATATTTTAATTCGCCATGTTAGAGAAGAAGTATTGCCATTTTTTTATGTTGAATTGCAAAAACTAGGTTTCGCAAAAGCAGGGTACAATTCTACAGCAGATATTACAGCTTGTCCAGGAACAGACACCTGTAATTTAGGAATTTCGAGCAGTACAGGAATTGCAGTAGAGCTAGAAAAAGTATTGGAAAACGAATATCCAAAGTATTTAAACAATAAAGAAATCGCCATTAAAATTAGTGGTTGTATGAATGCTTGTGGGCAACACAATATGGCACATATTGGTTTCCAAGGAATGTCAATTAAAGTTGGGAATTTACAAGCACCAGCATTACAAATTTTAATTGGTGGAGGAATTTTAGGCGATGGAAAAGGTCGTTTTTCAGACAAATTGGTAAAAGTACCAAGCAAAAGAGGCCCAGAAGCATTGCGTATTTTATTAAATGATATTGAAGAAAATCAGCAAGAAAAAGAGACTTTTTTAGAATATTACGACAGGCAAGGAAAAACATATTTCTACGATTTATTAAAAGGATTGCAAGACACCACAAATTTAGAACCTAACGATTTTATCGATTGGGGGCATTCAGAAAACTACGTAAAAGCAATTGGAGTAGGAGAATGTGCAGGAGTTGTAATCGATTTAATTGCGACACTTTTATTCGAAAGTGAAGAAAAAATTACCAATTCAGAAGAAGCCTTAAAAGAGCATCAGTTTTCAGATAGTATATATCACGCATATACATCTTTGGTAAATACAGCAAAAGCATTATTAATTGCCGAAAATGTAAAAACAAATACCCAAGCAGGCATTATTAGTGATTTTCAGAAACATTTTATAGACACAAATAAGTTCGAAATAAATGGTTCTTTCGAAGATTTAGTATATCAAATTAAAAAACAAGCACCTACCAAAACGTTTGCAGAAAGTTATTTAAATGATGCAAAATTATTTTATAAAAAAGCAGATGCGTTTAGAACTGTTGAAGTTGGGAGTTAA
- the cobA gene encoding uroporphyrinogen-III C-methyltransferase — protein sequence MNNYNNKITESVFPSFGDKRGFLTVVGAGPGDVDLITVKAIKVLKKAEVVLYDALVNEELLDFVNPNAELIFVGKRRGCYRYQQEQINELIVARAKTHKHVVRLKGGDPFIFGRGAEEMEYAASFGIETAMVPGISSSLAVPAYQNIPITKRGSAESFWVITGTTKEHKLSNDVALAAKSNATVVVLMGMGKLPEIIKLFQKEKKNNLPVAIIQNGTRSNEKVGIGTVNTILNVVKEKELSNPAIIVLGEVVKHREKLSEIKSFSDKNQDNITQPQERVLQLHE from the coding sequence ATGAATAATTATAATAACAAAATAACAGAGTCTGTATTTCCCTCTTTTGGGGATAAAAGGGGGTTTTTAACAGTAGTTGGCGCTGGTCCTGGAGATGTAGATTTAATTACAGTAAAAGCAATTAAAGTTTTAAAAAAGGCAGAGGTTGTTTTATATGATGCTTTGGTAAATGAAGAATTGTTAGACTTTGTAAATCCAAATGCAGAACTCATTTTTGTAGGAAAAAGAAGAGGTTGTTATAGATATCAGCAAGAACAAATTAACGAGTTAATTGTAGCAAGAGCAAAAACACACAAACATGTAGTTCGTTTAAAAGGTGGAGATCCTTTTATTTTTGGAAGAGGTGCAGAAGAAATGGAATATGCAGCAAGTTTTGGAATCGAAACGGCGATGGTTCCAGGAATTTCGTCTTCATTGGCGGTTCCTGCGTATCAAAATATTCCAATAACAAAACGCGGAAGCGCAGAAAGTTTTTGGGTAATTACAGGAACTACAAAAGAACACAAATTATCGAATGATGTGGCACTGGCAGCGAAATCCAATGCAACAGTAGTTGTACTAATGGGAATGGGAAAATTGCCAGAAATTATCAAATTATTTCAAAAAGAAAAGAAAAACAATTTGCCAGTTGCCATCATCCAAAATGGAACAAGAAGTAACGAAAAAGTAGGAATTGGAACAGTAAACACCATTTTAAATGTAGTTAAAGAAAAAGAATTAAGCAATCCTGCAATTATTGTTTTGGGCGAAGTTGTAAAACATCGTGAAAAATTATCAGAAATCAAAAGTTTTAGTGACAAGAACCAAGACAATATCACGCAACCGCAAGAAAGGGTTTTACAATTACACGAATAA
- a CDS encoding precorrin-2 dehydrogenase/sirohydrochlorin ferrochelatase family protein gives MEQNELYPIFLKTQQLETLIVGGGFVALEKLSFLLKSSPNSKVTMVAPFFREETRELANKFGVKMIVDEYKKKYLSNKNIVIATTDKEAVNIQIYKDCKEKNIMVNVADNPPYCDFYMGGIVTKGNVKIAISTNGKSPTTAKRLRQFFEDVIPENIDDLVNNLNEYRKTIKGNFEEKVEKLNEFTKSLVE, from the coding sequence ATGGAACAAAACGAATTATATCCTATTTTTTTAAAAACGCAGCAATTAGAAACTTTAATAGTTGGTGGAGGTTTTGTAGCATTAGAAAAATTATCTTTTTTGTTGAAGTCGAGTCCGAATTCGAAAGTAACGATGGTTGCTCCTTTTTTTAGAGAAGAAACTCGAGAATTGGCAAATAAGTTCGGAGTAAAAATGATTGTTGATGAGTATAAAAAAAAATATTTATCAAACAAAAATATTGTCATTGCAACTACAGATAAAGAAGCTGTAAATATTCAAATTTACAAAGATTGTAAAGAAAAAAATATTATGGTAAATGTGGCAGATAATCCTCCCTATTGCGATTTTTATATGGGTGGCATTGTAACCAAAGGAAATGTAAAAATTGCGATTTCCACAAACGGAAAATCACCCACAACAGCCAAAAGGTTGCGTCAGTTTTTTGAAGATGTAATTCCAGAAAATATAGACGATTTAGTAAATAATTTAAACGAATATAGAAAAACCATCAAAGGAAACTTTGAAGAAAAAGTAGAAAAACTAAACGAATTTACAAAGAGTTTGGTGGAATAA
- a CDS encoding NAD(P)/FAD-dependent oxidoreductase has protein sequence MITTDILIIGAGPTGLFTVFEAGLLKLKCHLIDALPQPGGQCSEIYPKKPIYDIPAYPEILAGDLTKNLLEQIKQFEPGFTLGERAETIDKQEDGTFIVTTNKGTKHHAKVVAIAGGLGSFEPRKPLLENITNFEDKGVEYIIKEPELYRNKKVVISGGGDSALDWAIFLSDVASEVTLIHRRNEFRGALDSVEKVQELKNLGKINLITPAEVKGILGAEKVTGVVVEKKGEDGFIIDTDHFIPLFGLSPKLGPIGSWGLEIEKNAIKVNNALDYQTNIPGIYAIGDVNTYPGKLKLILCGFHEATLMCQSAYKRIFPDKKYVMKYTTVGGVDGFDGTRKEAPKAVVKAIQ, from the coding sequence ATGATTACAACAGACATACTAATTATTGGAGCAGGACCCACAGGATTATTTACCGTTTTTGAAGCAGGTTTATTAAAATTAAAGTGTCATTTAATAGACGCTTTACCACAGCCTGGAGGGCAATGTTCAGAAATTTATCCAAAAAAACCAATTTATGATATTCCTGCATATCCAGAAATTTTAGCAGGAGACTTAACAAAGAATTTATTGGAACAAATAAAACAATTCGAACCAGGTTTTACCTTAGGAGAAAGAGCAGAAACAATAGACAAACAAGAAGATGGTACTTTTATTGTAACGACAAATAAAGGCACAAAACATCATGCAAAAGTGGTAGCAATTGCAGGTGGTTTGGGGTCTTTCGAACCAAGAAAACCACTGCTCGAAAATATTACAAATTTCGAAGATAAAGGAGTGGAATACATTATTAAAGAACCAGAATTGTACAGAAATAAAAAAGTGGTAATTTCTGGGGGTGGAGACTCTGCTTTAGATTGGGCAATTTTCTTATCAGATGTAGCTTCAGAAGTTACTCTAATTCACAGAAGAAACGAATTTAGAGGTGCTTTAGATTCTGTTGAAAAAGTACAAGAATTAAAAAACTTAGGAAAAATCAACTTAATTACACCTGCAGAAGTAAAAGGAATTTTAGGAGCGGAAAAAGTAACAGGAGTTGTGGTTGAGAAAAAAGGCGAAGATGGTTTTATTATAGATACAGATCATTTTATTCCACTTTTTGGATTGTCACCAAAATTAGGACCAATTGGTAGTTGGGGTCTAGAAATCGAGAAGAATGCCATTAAAGTGAATAATGCTTTAGATTATCAAACCAATATTCCAGGAATTTATGCCATTGGAGATGTAAATACCTACCCAGGAAAATTAAAACTAATTTTATGCGGGTTCCACGAAGCAACTTTAATGTGCCAAAGTGCCTATAAAAGAATTTTTCCAGATAAAAAATATGTAATGAAATACACAACTGTAGGTGGTGTAGATGGTTTTGATGGAACAAGAAAAGAAGCACCAAAAGCTGTAGTTAAAGCGATTCAGTAA
- a CDS encoding 2Fe-2S iron-sulfur cluster-binding protein, translating into MSLDINLKITDRNGVTHDIVAPTDMAMNLMEVVRSYELAEEGTIGICGGMAMCASCQCYVKSAHELPEMSDDEDAMLAEAFHVEDNSRLGCQIQITPEIDGLEVELAPES; encoded by the coding sequence ATGAGTTTAGACATCAATCTTAAAATAACAGACAGAAATGGAGTAACGCACGATATAGTTGCACCAACAGATATGGCAATGAATCTAATGGAAGTTGTTCGTTCGTACGAATTAGCAGAAGAAGGAACCATTGGTATTTGTGGTGGAATGGCAATGTGTGCTTCGTGCCAATGCTATGTAAAATCAGCCCACGAATTGCCAGAAATGTCAGATGATGAAGACGCAATGTTAGCAGAAGCATTTCATGTAGAAGACAATAGTAGATTGGGTTGTCAGATTCAAATTACACCAGAAATTGATGGTTTAGAAGTAGAATTAGCGCCAGAATCGTAA
- the epsC gene encoding serine O-acetyltransferase EpsC, whose amino-acid sequence MKEVAQKVSVENYSMCLRDAVEIFTKELINCLFDEDYQQKKGGDTKNKFFKILERLSINNEDCSWAAFENSFPEIRRKLDLDAFAALKSDPAAKSLREIYLAYPGFYAIAVYRLSNQLLKQEIPVLPRMMSEFAHSATGTDIHPGAEIGDSFFIDHATGIVIGETTIIKNNVTIFQGVTLGGIQVKKSMASTKRHPTIESNVIIYANATILGGDVVIGENSIIGANVCITETVSPNTIVTVESNNFITKRK is encoded by the coding sequence ATGAAAGAAGTAGCACAAAAGGTTTCCGTAGAAAATTATAGCATGTGCTTAAGAGATGCTGTAGAGATTTTTACAAAAGAATTGATAAATTGTTTGTTTGATGAAGATTATCAGCAAAAAAAAGGAGGAGACACTAAAAATAAATTCTTTAAAATTTTAGAAAGATTATCTATTAATAATGAAGATTGTTCTTGGGCGGCCTTTGAAAATTCATTTCCAGAAATAAGAAGAAAATTAGATTTAGATGCTTTTGCAGCGTTAAAATCAGATCCAGCCGCAAAAAGTTTACGAGAAATTTATTTGGCCTATCCTGGCTTTTATGCAATTGCAGTGTATCGATTAAGTAATCAACTATTAAAACAAGAAATTCCTGTTTTACCAAGAATGATGAGCGAGTTTGCGCACAGTGCAACAGGAACAGATATTCATCCAGGAGCAGAAATTGGCGACTCGTTTTTTATAGATCATGCAACCGGAATTGTAATTGGAGAAACCACCATCATTAAAAATAATGTCACTATTTTTCAAGGAGTTACCTTAGGAGGCATTCAAGTAAAAAAAAGTATGGCTTCTACAAAACGCCATCCAACCATAGAAAGTAATGTAATTATTTACGCAAATGCAACTATTTTAGGTGGAGATGTTGTAATTGGAGAAAATTCAATCATTGGAGCAAATGTTTGCATTACAGAAACTGTATCACCAAATACAATAGTTACTGTAGAGTCAAATAATTTTATTACAAAAAGAAAATAA